The following proteins come from a genomic window of Girardinichthys multiradiatus isolate DD_20200921_A chromosome 8, DD_fGirMul_XY1, whole genome shotgun sequence:
- the LOC124872175 gene encoding zinc finger protein ZFP2: MEKTSDLKMFLESSLNRIFQATVNDILDSVERTLSEYQGTIQTIQTENEGLRRLLFAQRSAESDPRSPLCSDRCEEDATEWFSASDWNNHPISSTHTMFKVSICSSDKKGFRKKIESKLKESASPALQTDQIEEQSSVSKSSGISVFVKTEPDLEESGAIDLSQPSLNQMVKLVKNESLEVTGDTFTDGYTQEGHFIKIKEEEEAEELPGSKGDSLSQPELRNELKYQEAELYQRWLEGASMQDVEQGEGTLEQNDSPIAAEGETQEQSISVLRCPTCPKTFSKAALLNIHIKTHSESKDHSCSICGKHFRRADLLVSHRRTHSGERPFGCDICSKTYAHPSQLRVHRRVHTGERPYACSHCGKRFNENNQLKVHLRTHTGEKPYGCRQCGKTFRNAGNLRMHERIHTGERPYCCAQCGKRFSSLGDLKTHYRIHTGERPYGCELCRKTFSQAGHLKIHMRMHTGERPYGCDECGKKFTVASSLKLHLRTHTGEKEYSCTYCRKSFSRSCHLKRHELVHTKQKVFFCSQCGKTYTDNSSLKKHLKIHASQEETLQRNPAEVSAFETLSDVTGT, encoded by the exons ATGGAGAAAACGAGCGATCTGAAAATGTTCCTGGAGTCATCTCTCAATCGGATTTTTCAAGCAACTGTGAACGACATCCTGGACTCGGTTGAGCGGACCCTCTCTGAGTACCAGGGGACAATCCAGACGATCCAGACCGAGAACGAAGGCCTGAGGCGGCTGCTATTTGCACAGAGGAGCGCAGAGTCTGACCCCAGATCGCCACTGTGCTCAG aTAGATGTGAGGAAGATGCCACTGAATGGTTTTCTGCCTCAGATTGGAATAATCATCCTATTAGCTCCACCCACACTATGTTCAAGGTGTCCATATGCAGCAGTGACAAGAAAGGTTTCAGGAAAAAGATTGAGAGCAAGCTGAAGGAGAGTGCATCCCCTGCTCTACAGACAGATCAAATAGAAGAACAGTCATCTGTGAGCAAGTCCAGTGGAATCTCAGTTTTTGTGAAAACAGAGCCTGATTTGGAAGAAAGTGGTGCCATCGACCTCTCCCAGCCATCTCTGAATCAGATGGTGAAGCTGGTGAAGAATGAGAGCTTAGAGGTTACTGGTGATACATTCACAGATGGCTACACACAGGAGGGACATTTCATCAAGAtcaaggaagaggaggaggctgAAGAACTGCCAGGAAGCAAAGGTGATAGTTTATCTCAGCCAGAGTTgaggaatgaactgaaatatcAAGAAGCAGAGTTGTATCAAAGGTGGTTGGAGGGAGCAAGCATGCAGGATGTAGAGCAGGGAGAAGGAACATTAGAGCAAAATGATTCACCCATTGCTGCAGAAGGAGAGACCCAAGAACAAAGCATCAGCGTTTTACGCTGTCCAACCTGTCCAAAGACATTTAGCAAAGCAGCTTTGCTCAATATTCACATCAAAACTCACAGCGAAAGTAAAGACCACAGCTGCAgcatttgtgggaaacacttcaGGCGGGCTGATCTCCTCGTATCCCACAGGCGCACACACAGTGGAGAAAGACCGTTCGGCTGCGACATCTGCAGCAAGACGTACGCCCATCCCAGCCAGCTCAGGGTGCACAGGCGTGTCCACACCGGAGAGAGGCCCTATGCCTGCTCACACTGCGGGAAGCGTTTCAACGAGAACAACCAGCTCAAGGTCCACTTGCGCACTCACACCGGGGAAAAGCCATACGGCTGCCGGCAGTGCGGCAAAACATTCAGAAACGCTGGAAACCTTCGGATGCACGAGAGGATTCACACCGGCGAGCGGCCTTATTGCTGTGCTCAGTGTGGCAAGAGGTTCAGTAGCCTCGGCGACCTCAAAACGCATTACAGGATCCACACTGGGGAGAGGCCATATGGCTGTGAGCTGTGCAGGAAGACCTTCAGCCAGGCCGGACACCTCAAGATCCACATGCGGATGCACACTGGAGAAAGGCCTTATGGCTGCGACGAGTGCGGCAAGAAATTCACAGTGGCCAGCAGCCTGAAGCTGCACCTGAGGACTCACACGGGGGAGAAGGAGTATAGCTGCACATACTGCAGAAAAAGCTTCAGCAGGTCCTGTCATCTGAAGAGACACGAGCTGGTGCACACCAAGCAGAAGGTCTTCTTCTGCAGTCAGTGTGGGAAGACATACACTGATAATTCCTCCTTGAAAAAGCACCTCAAGATTCACGCGTCGCAGGAAGAAACCCTGCAGAGAAATCCAGCTGAAGTTTCTGCATTTGAGACGCTTTCAGACGTGACAGGAACTTAA